Genomic segment of Vibrio celticus:
CCTTACGCTTATGAGCAAGTCTCATTGAATATTTCTCCAGTTCACTGCTCTTTTCGCAGTGGTGAAAATTTGAAGCGCGATTTATACCAAAAAACAGGAGCTATTTGTAGAGTGAAGCGTCGAAAGTCGACGAAAAATACCGATATTGTCTACTAGCGTCTATTATTTAAACATCGACTTATCAATTCAGGGTCATATACACTGGTTATCCATCCAGACAAAAATATGAAAACTTGGTGTTGCCTATGGACACTCGTCACCTTACTAATTTCTCTTTGCCTTCATTCACTCGCTCGTACCGTATCCTCGCCGTTATTTTAGGCTTCGTTTGCTTGATCGTTGCGCTCTACAGTGACAATCCAAAGTTACTGATCGTGGGTGCTTTTTGCAGTATTGCCCTTCTGGGAACCGGCTACTATTTGATGCTGCGCAGCCGAGTGATGTTCACACTTACCCCGACTCATTTTCAGCAGCACTTTTACAAAGGGGGTTGGGTTTTAAAATGGAGTAACATCCAAAAAATTGGTCTTTGCACTTATGAACAAGATGGTTGGCATCAACCCCTTCCGTGGGTCGGAATTAAGGTAAAAGATTACTCGCCCTACCTCGATTCGATTTGTCCAAAAATCACCTGTGAATTATTGCTCAGCCAACGAGCACTTTTGTACTTAGGAGCCAAACAAGCAGGCAAAGAGTCCAACTTTGAGGATATGGTTCTCGACTCATCGCATTACCACGCGCGTTGTACCGAAAACGGCTGTGTTGAATTAAGCCAATATAAAGAGTCGCAGAATACCGACGACGTTGATTTCAACAATAACCAGTCACAGGACAATCTTGATTCACCGAATGAAACAAACAATCAAAACGCGGTTATTAAAGACTATTCTGGATTACAGGCGATGCTTGCCAACAGAATGAAGTATCAAAGGGGTTTCCACGGTTATGACATTTTCATATCAACCCATGATTTGAATATGAGTGGAGAAGAGTTTGTGGGGCTGGCTCGACGCTACTTGGCTGCCGCTGAACGTCTTTCTGATTAAGGTTTACCAGTAAGTTCACACGCAATAAAAAAGCTTAGCTTTCAGGACAAAAGCTAAGCTTCATTTTCAATCAATCGACACAAATAATCGGTCGGTAAATCAAAGATTTAATTAGTACAGAGGCATTTCATCTGCGACGAACGGGTTTGATGCGCGCTCGCGACCGAATGTCGATTCAGGACCATGGCCCGGAACGAATGTTACGTCACTGCCTAGTGGCCAAAGCTTAGTCTTGATTGAAGAGATAAGCGTGTTGAAATCACCTTGAGGGAAGTCAGTACGGCCAATTGCGCCATTGAACAACACATCACCCACAAACGCTAAACGAGCTTGCTCGCTGAACAATACAACGTGACCTGGCGTATGACCCGGCGTGTGAATCACATCGATAACTTGATTACCAAAAGTGACTTTGTCGCCCTCTTCTAACCAAGTGTTTGGTTCAAAAGCTTTACACAGAGGGAAACCAAACATCTGACTTTGATTCTCTAGACCTTGTAGCCAGAAGTTATCAGCCTTATGTGGGCCAACAATATTCACCTTCAAGATCTCAGCAAGTGGTACCGTACCGCCAACATGATCTAAGTGACCGTGCGTCAGTACCAAGTTCACAACCTTAACACCGAGCTCTTCAATGATAGCCGCGAGTTGTTGAACATCACCGCCCGGATCGACAACGATGCCTTCCATGGTTTCATCACACCACACAATCGAGCAGTTCTGAGAGAAAGAGGTAACAGGTACAACTTGATACTTAAGAGACATATACAAACCTTAAAGAGCGAATCTGGTGAACAACTCGAATATCGCTATGTTATTGGTAACAAACCCAACAATAACAAACTAAACAGAAACAAACTGAGCAGCAATAAACCGAGTTATTAGAACAAACTGAAATTTGGGCAAACTATGACATTGGATGTCTACTTTGACAAGTGCCTACCGTATCACTCAATAACTCAGCTTAGCTCTACCAGCTGCGGACTGGACCAGTATCGATATGGATAAAGTTGCTACGCGCATAATAACCGACACCACCCGCGTTCAAGCTTTTCGCTACGTCTCTCAGCTCTTTAAGGTCAACGCCATCGATACGGAAATCGATCGCTTTACCTAGCATGTGGTAACTCTTCTTAGCGACACCACTCGACTTAGAACGAAGGGCTTCATTAGTCGCCGGAGAACGATAACCAGAGATCACCTGAACTTCTTTTTGAATACCCAACACGTTTTGAATCTGAGTGATTTGATCAAACAGGTTCTTATCCATTGGGTGGATTTCATTGCGACGGAAATCGCGACACAGTTTGCTAAGGCGTGCCATCTCGTCACCAACATAGTTAGTGCCATCGAAATAACAAGTCTCTAATCGTTCACCAGTGTGAAGATTGTTCATGCTAATCGTTCTTGGTTGATCCGGGTATGAAGCGAAAGCGATAGAAGGAGTAAGAGAGGCGACAACAGCAGTACCACCAGCGTAAGTCAGAAACTGACGGCGTGAAAATAAACTTTGAGACATACAGCAAAAAAACCAATTAGATCGAACGAAAAATGCACGATACATAATGGAATTTGCTGCGTCAACGTACAAAAACCGCGCAAAACGTTAGTATTTGTAACCTTTACACGGTTAGTTATTGATACTCATTATAATTTTATCAATAGAAGCTTGGTTGTCATTTTTCGGTCAAGATCACCTTTATTGGTCATGTTTTAATCAACCACCCTCTTTATCATATTGGTAGATATCGCCGCGGTATTGTATACCTCCTTCTTCAAACAACACGGTTTGATAGATGATGTGCACTGGAATTCGCTTCTTGAGACGAACCTTGGTATTCGGCGCAAGGTCGCTATTTTGGTTCGGTACCTTCCTTACCTTGGTCGCAAACAACAACTCAGCCAGTTCTTCTGCATGCTCAACACGTATGCAACCTGAGCTATAAGCTCGGAAGTCGTCATTAAACAGACCTTTACTTGGTGTATCGTGCAGATAGATCGCGCGCTTATTGGGAGTGTTGAACTTATACAAGCCTAGTGCGTTGCGTGAGCCTGCCTGCTGACGCATTCGATATGGGAAAGAATTGAAGTTGATGGTCTGCCAATCTATCTCGGTGGTGTCGACGGTTTCCATTGAACGCCAACCGTCAATCACTTGGAAGTTGTTCGTTTCAAGATAGCTTTCGTCGGCTTTTACTTTGGGCAGGATGTCTTTGACCATGATTTTCCATGGCACGTTCCAAGTCGGGTTTAGAATGACCGAATCTAGGTTTATCTCTAAAAGCGGCGTTTTTCGCGATTTTCTGCCTACCACGACTTTAGACTCAAACACCTCTTCGCCATCTTCCCAATACTTCATATCAAAGCTAGGCACGTTGACCACGATAAGAGAGTCTCGGTCTCTTGGCCACAAACGAACGCGTTCTGCATTCAGAGCCAAAGAACTCAACCGATCATCAAAACCCATATTGATCCACTTGATCGTGTCTGGCCCGATGATCCCATCATCCGTAAGGCCGTGCATGCGTTGGAAAGATTTAATCGCCTTTTGCAGATCTCGATCGAACTCAGGGAAATCGACCGCGATCATCGAGGTATCAACGCCGACCAATGCAATACGCTCAACCAAAGTCGCTTTGTCCGAGAGCGAGTCTCCCAAGCGTTTCAATCCTTTCTGTCTGTATCGTTCGATATTGAGTTCAGACGCGGTTTCCAACACGGAATAGGTCGCCTTAAATTGGTCAAAATCCCCGACAGGCGGCGCGTAAGACAACACCATCTCCAATAAGTAATCATTAGCAACGCTGCTTTTCAGTCTCATCAGAATATGCGGCGAAGGTGGAGGCAATTTAGAATGCAGCTTACCCGAGAAGTACCATTCTTTACCGGCAAGCGGCGCGTTTTCAACGTAGCTTAGGTAATAGATAAAGGTATCGGTGAGTAAGATGTCTAACTCTTGCCATTGACGACGAGATTGATACTGGCGGATTTGCTTGAGTTGTCGTTCAAAAAGCGGTGCCATTTGCGCTTGTTCAAGAAGCGACAATTGGAACTCAAACGCTTTAACCAGCTCAGGAGAATCCCAAAGGATAGGCAGAGAAGTGTCTTGATAGATACTCTGTGTGAGCTCTGGATATATAAGCATGAAAGAGAGTTCTGAATCAGCCGGAATGAAGCGGCTCTCGTCAGAACTCGTATAGCTCCATGCATGCACAGAGACTAAAACTAGTAATCCACAGAAGTATTTCGCGAACATGCTTAACTCCATCATCAATCATCAATCATCAATCATCCCATAAGTATGGCAAAGATATAGGAGTAAGCATGTTATTTTTAAGCGGCTTTATAAATCAGATAGAACTCCAATGGTTATCCCACTGGACCGATGATTGCTGAGTTGATTTCTCATAAGGCTTGCGTTGGCTAACCACACTGCCCGCCCCAGAGCTGAGTCGAAATTCTCCATCAAGTAGCACGGCACCAGAGGCATCCGACAGTGCAGACAGCTCGACTAATTCTTTGCTCTCTTTAGACCAAATACCGTAGCAATTCCCTCTTGGCGAGGTCGCGATAATCCAATCATCTGACGCCGCAATACTTGCGATGTAGTGATTAAATCTTGCCCATTGCTCAGGCTCTGCGTTCAGTGATTCAAACTGCCCGCCTTTGGTATGCATCGCCAAAAGCGAAGGAAACTCGTCTGGCTCACCACGATATTGCTGACCACAAAGCACCGTTTCAGCACCATCATGGGCTAAGTGTCGAATACTCAGCTTCTTGTCTAGCAATTCAACCTGATCAAGCAACACACCTTCAGGGGAAACATAACTCAAGCTCGGTTGCATGGAATCCAAGTTTTTCGGTGTTCTGCCATCAGTATGAACGCCACCAACTCCAATCGCGAGATTACCATCAGGCATGATGATCACTTCATGTGGGCCGATACCGAAACCAGTGAACTCTTCGACCTTACGATAGCCTTGCGCGACATCGTAAACGCCAATCACGCCTTGGCTGGTGTCCGTTTTCCCTTCGGTGGCATACAGTAACTTACCATCCAATGAGTAAACGCCATGACCATAGAAGTGGCGGTTGTTACCTTTCACTATCATATTGATCTGCTGACCATTTTTATAGTCAAACACCATAAAATAGTCACCAGGGCGACGAGCAAAAACCACCGCATGCGATGAGGTTGGGCAAATCGCGACGCCATGGCCACGATCGGGGATGGGAAGTTGGCTCAGTGGCATACCAAATTCGTCAGCCACAACCGCAGAATATTGACCTCGCCCATTCAGCGCACAGCCAATCAGTTGGGGATCATTAGATGTGCTCATGCCATCCTTTCGAGTTGCCCCATCCTTTCGAGTCGCACACCCAAACGGAAGCAATGGAACAGCTGCACAACCCAGCGCAGCCTTGAGTAACGTTCTTCGCGTAGTATCAGTCACCATCGGTAGCATTAAATCCTATTACCACGCCAAGCTCTATCGCCACTTCTTCATGAATCAGGTACTTCAAACGTTCTAGTTTGTTGTATTGAGTCAGCACCTCTCGGTAGCCTTCTTTGCTCTGTAATAGAGTAAACAAGCTAGAGTCTGTAGGCCAAGTATCTAACGTTAGCGTGAACTGGGCAGCAACACGATCGGCAAGGTCATTTAAGCCCTTCTCTCTCAATAAACCATCAAGACCATTACCTTCAGCTAGGTACAATTTCTCTAGCGCCGCTACGTTCGCTTTCAACTGAGTCATTGAGGTTTGAGCGCGCCATGATTCCGAGAAGTAAGGGCGGGGATGACCAATTTTAGCCATTGGGCGACTCAGCTTTTTCATGCTGTAATCAAGTTGGTTAGTTAGTAAAGCGATGTATTCAGATTCCCAACGCATCTCGTCTAACGCTAACCAAGGGTTAACCTGCCAAGCCTCAGCAATAGAGGCCGATTTCATTGCCAAGTTTTGTGCGATAGCTTGTGAAGATAGACAGCCAGACGCTTTATCTTGCAGTAGTGGAGATTGTTCGTCATAAAGCGACCATTCCAACGCACCTAGTCCTTGAACCGTCACACTCTGTTGAGCAATTTCATCTTGAGACCAAGCTTTATCTTGCTGAGTCAACTGGCGCATTTTTAGGCCGGTGGTGTTTTTTTTGTCTGGCCAGAATTGAACATTCCAGCTATCTTCAAGTGCCGCCGTTGGGCCTCTTTCTTGTCCTTGCAGTGCCATCCAACTGTTCATGGTGAGCTGCCACTGATTTTTCAAAGCATCTAACTCAACATCATTAGTTTGGCAGTACCCTTGCGTCAAGGCTTCCAGCTCGTTGGCTTGCTTGGCGAATAGGACGGCAGAATCAAACTCCTGCTGATAAACACTGCGACTAATATGATTGGTTGTGTCTGCTTGATAAGAGACACCGTTAACCTCAGATGAAGCGGCTTGCTCACCCGATGATTGACAGCCTGCTATGACTAATACCGATAAAGGCATTAACAAAAATTTATGTGCCATGCTGTTACCTTACTTCCTAGTTTTTCTTTTAATTATATGAGTTCAATAAATATGAAACGACCGCTGACCTGTTATTACTACAAGTTCAGCGGTAGTCAGTCTTTTGTTAGCGGCTTTCTTAAGTAACTAAGCCGTTGGCTTAACTGAATTCAAGACAGCCTATAATGATTCCAAAAACGCTAGTAGTGCTTCGCGTTCACTGCGACTCAAAGCTAATACTTTTTGTTTTGCCATTTCTGCTTCGCCACCATGCCAAAGTACCGCTTCCATAACGTTTCTTGCGCGACCGTCATGAAGTAAGAACGTATGACCATTAACTTCTTTGGTATAGCCTAATCCCCAAAGTGGTGTGGTACGCCACTCTTGGCCATTGGCAAGATATTCTGGGCGATTGTCGGCTAAACCTTCACCCATATCATGCAAAAGCATATCGGTGTATGGGCTAATCAACTGTTTCGAAAGAGCAGGCAAGCCTTCACGCTCTGCTGTGCGAATTTCAGCTTGGTGACAGCTTTGACAACCAATCTCTTTGAACAGCTTTTTACCTTGAACAACCGTTGGGTTATCGACATTACGACGAATAGGAACCGCGAGATGCTGCGAATAGAACTCAACAAAATCTAAAATGTTGTCACTGACTTCTGGCTCTCCACCATTTGGAAAATCATCACAGGTTGATTGCGCTGATGTGCAGTTTTCATTCGGGAATAAGCGGCTTGTCAGGCCTAAGTCACCGTTAAATGCCGCCGCGTTTTGCTGCATTAAGTTTGGCTGACCAGCTTTCCAACCGAAACGACCTAGCGCCATTTCATTAGTTTGAACATCAAGAACATAGTTAGCTTTACCCGACACACCTTGCTTGTCAGCCAATTGCTGCTCTGCAAATCCTAGAATCGTTTCTTTTGGAATACTCTCAAGCAAACCAAGGCCAATCATTGGCGGCGCGACTCGAGCTGAGAATTCTGTTTTAGGGTGCATTTCACCGAAAGCAAGTTCAGTAATCTTTAAAATGGGTTTACGCAGAGTAACGACAGTGCCGTCTTGGAATTCAACAGGAACATCCGTGTAGCTAATATTCACTTTACCCTCTGGTTTTACACCTTGAAGCGCAAAATCTTGTAGCTGACCACCGTATGTCGGCTCAGGAATACCACCATCTCGAATGAAGGCTTGTCTCTGCTCTGGCGTTTCCGCTGGAATGCTTAAGCGAACCAGCATTGAAACCGCATTCTCATCGCCTTTTTCTGGCGCGTGACCACGACCATCTTTGATATGACAGTTTTGACAGCCGTTGGTGTTGAACAGTGGGCCAAGTCCATCACGCGCATCGGTTGATGAAGGTGCGGGTACCCAAGGGTTTCTAAAAAAGCTGTTACCTACGCTGAAATCTAAGCGTTTGCTCATGGGTAGGTTGGCAGCAGGAAGAGAAAAAGCGTTCGCTCCCTCTTTCTTCACGGTTGTTTTGCCACCAGAGTATGTTTCATGGGCGTGTAGCGGAGATAAGAAAAACAGTGCGGTTAATAGTGAGGCTGAGAGATACGACTTCATACATTGCCTTGCTGTGTTTTTGATTTTAGTTTTTATGTGGGAGTGACTTTTTTGAGTAGCAAACAATTAAGGGCCCAATGAGAGCCCTTATATTTGTGTTCGGCTCGGGTTCTTAGAACTCGTGATCCGCTGTGTCTGGGTTAAGGCTATCAATGCCAATCAAACCCGCAGCACGCTCAATTGCCGCTGTTTGAGACACTAGAGCAACAATCGTTTTGTTTACTAGTGCATTACCTGCAGCGTTGTCAGCAGCGATTAGCTGATCGAAGTGCTGGTTATTTTTCTCTGCAGACGTTACTAATTCGCCTACTTGTGCACGTGCTAGATCAAACTGCTTTTGAATCTCTTTCGCAGCTTGCTCATCTTTTTGCTCTACTAGGTCGAACAGGCTTGGGCCTGAAAGCAGAGTACCGTCTTCACGTTTGTATAGACCCGTGTAAACGTTGTAGATGCCTTGCTCGTTATAGTAGTGAGAGTTGTGCGTGTTGTCAGAGAAACAATCGTGCTCGTCTTCAGTAGAGTTTGCTTCTAGTGCAACCTTCATACGCTCACCCGCTAGCTCACCTAGAGACAGTGAACCCATGCCGAACAGCATTTTACGTAGACCATTTTCGCTTGATTCAGAAAGAAGCTCTTCACGGTAGTTTCCTTTCTCGCCTTCAGCCCACTGCTTTTCCATCCACTCTAGGTCTTGGATAAGTAGCTCAGCAGATGCTTTTAGGTATGCGCCACGACGGTCACAGTTGCCGTTAGTACACTCAGCGCCAACAACGAAATCAGTGTAAGCACGCTCACCTGCACCGCCGTTTGTGCCGTTTAAATCTTGGCCCCAAAGTAGGAATTCAATTGCGTGGTAGCCAGACGCTACGTTCGCTTCAGAACCGCCGATCTCGTTCAAGTCTGCGATTAGCTCTGGAGTAATGTTAGTTGCATCAACGGTAGTCTGACCAATTTGGAAAGTCTTGTTAGCCACGATGTTTGCGCTAGCGCCTTCGTTACCAAGTTCATATTGGTAATCAGTCGAAACGTAATCAATCAGGCCTTCATCTAGTGGCCATGCGTTTAGTTGGCCTTCCCAATCATCAACAACAGCGTTGCCGAAACGGAATACTTCTGACTGTTGGTATGGTACGCGAGACTCAAGCCAAGCTTGTTTTACTTGTTCGAAGTTGCCAGCAGAAGGAGAAGCTAAAAAGGTATCAATAGAAGAGTTCAACGCTTTTGCTGTAATTACTGAATCTGCAAACACTGCATGTGCAATATCTGCGTAATGTTCTACAACTTGATCTTGAGTTACTGCTGCGAAAGAAGAAGCAGAGGCAAAAATGAGTGACGAAGTTACGGCTTTTGTCACTAAAGATTTAATGGTCATGAAGCATCCTTGTTGAGCTTTAAATTATTATTCGTAGTAATAGTGCAAACCATTATCATTTACACTACGGATTGGAATAATACAAACTTACAATTTTATTGCAAGATAAATACAAAAAGACCTCACATTTGTGAGGTCTTTGAACATTTTTGTGTTATGCGCAACAAAGGAGGCTAATCAGATATCCAGGTTATGCTTACCGTGTGAGACTTTCGCCTTCAGATAGCTTTCATTACCCGACTTGATATGAGCAGAGGTATTCACCACTTCTTCGATCTCAATACCAAAGGATTTTAGCTCATTGATCTTCTTAGGGTTGTTGGTGACTAAGCGGATTTTTGTAGTCCCTAAAGCGCGTAGCATTTCAGCAGCTTCAGTAAAATCGCGTAGGTCATCGCCAAAACCTAGGTGGTTGTTGGCTTCATAGGTGTTCATGCCTTCGCTTTGCAGACGGTACGCATCGATTTTGTTGTACAAACCAATACCACGACCTTCTTGGCGAAGATAAAGGATCACGCCACCCGTTTCACCCATAATTCTAATGGTTTCGTCTAGCTGTTCGCCACAGTCACATCGAGAAGAATGGAAAACATCACCAGTAAGACACTCAGAGTGCATACGAACAAGAGGTATGTCTTGTGTTTTATCTGCTGATTTAAATATCACAGCAACATGCTCTTTATCTGTTTTCAATCCATGAAAAGACAGAAGTTCAGCATCAATACTGCTTGTTACCCCTACTTTGAAATCTATTCTGGCACGTACTTCCGCCATAGCTATACTCACTTGAAAATTCGATGTATTTAACAACACTACATGATATGTCTAGGCAATATTTTGTAGTGGACTATCTAATGATAGACACTATGAGGCTGTTAACAATTTTTTTCAAGGTCGACCTCATACAAATTGTTATAATATAACAATTATTTTTCAAGTAAGAAAAAACCCCACATTGGGATGACCAACATGGGGTTATAAATTAATCAGTTGCGGCTAAAACTGCATTTTTACTGAACGCTCAACTTACTTGAGTTTGCTTCCAGATGACAAGTTGCACCCAAGCATTCTCTAATTCAGTTAGCTCTTCTTGCGTAAGCGTAGAAATGCTCGACTTAGCACTGTATCTCTCTGCCCATTTATCTGACTGGACACGAGTATGGAACTCTTTCTTTAAATTTGAGATTACGTTATCCACAGATACATCCTTATATAGCAGTGCTTAGCCTTTATAATCGGTTAATGTTACAAAATACAGGTCAATTGGTAAACAGTAATACACAATTTTTATGAGCTCTTCCTAACACTTTTTACTGATAAATATATAAATAAGAGAAGTAATAGGCTCGGTAGCAACCAAAGTAATAGATTTGAAGCCGTCATTGCCGGTTTATAAAGTACAAACTCACCAAATCTTTCCGTCATATATTGAGTAATTTCACTATTACTCTCCCCTGCTTTCACCATATTGAACACGACAAGACGTAAGTCTTTTGCTATTGGTGAGTTGGATTCAATCAGATTTTGGTTTTGACATTGTGGGCAGCGTAACGTTTTCGCCAAGCTAATAGCACGTTGCTGTTGTTCTGGGTTTTCAAACTCAAACAGTTCAACTTGAATACTTGTCTCTTTATTACTGGCAGTAAACAGATCTTCAGCCATGGTTGGAAGGCTAATCACTAAAAGAGCTGACAGCATAAACAACGTTTGTATTAGAGACTTCATCATCCATTCACACCATCAAAATACATCGCAAGCTCATCTTTCCATACCATTTCATTAATCACGCCCAATAGCTTTTTAATGATCTGGCCATTGGCATCAACCAAATACGTTTCAGGTGTGCCGATTACGCCCAACTCTAACGCTAACTTGCCTTGCGGGTCACTGATCACGGTTGAGTACGGGTTGCCATCGTTCGATAACACGTTAATCGCAGCCCCAGAGTTATCTCGATAATTAAGCCCAACGATGGGAATGCCTTTATCGTGAAGTTGAAGCAAAAAGGCGTGTTCGGTTTTACATATCCCGCACCAAGAAGCCCACACATTAACCAGTTGATAAGGATGCTGCGTGACATCAGCGAGCGTAATTTTCTGCTGACCACTGACGCCTTCACTATTTACTAACGCACTCGATGTAAATTCTGGAAATGCCCTTCGTTGTTCAGACACAATGGTCGACTGCTGCTTATTATCAAGCGCAAAGACAAACCCCAGCACCACAATCAATGCTAAGGCAATTAGACTAATTAGCTTGTTACGAACGCTGGTATGCATACTGTGACGCCTTAACGGTTTTCTTTTTACGATGAGTCAATGAGAGCAAAGCACCGATAATGGAGAACAGCCCACCAAACCAGATCCAGCGCGCATACGCCTTATACTGAACACGAAATGCGTAAGCGGTGGAATCGACTTTCTCACCCATGGTGATATAAACATCGCCATGCCAAAACCATTTCATTGCGGGTTCACTCATGTTCATGACTCGAACTTGGTAATGTCTTCTTTCCGGCGAAATAGAAAAGCGCTGCTCGCCAAACTCTAGGTTGAGTATCGCTTTTTCTGCGGTAAAGTTTGAAGCGACATACAGCTCAGTATCACGATGAGAAAGTGTCCAATCCATGAATTCGACTTCTATGCCTGGGCTTAACTTATAGCTGCGCTCAAACGAGTGGTAGCTATTCATGGCAGCACCGACCGCTAATACTGCTACCCCAACATGAGCAAAGGTCATCACCCAGACTTTACGTTGGAACTTGGAACTGCGCGTAACCACTAAACCATAAACGTGCGTCAATAAAACCCAGAATGCCAGCCCCCAAGTCAGCAGCACCATCACTTGTAGATGTCCCTGTTCCACTTGCCAAGAATAACAAATGTACCCAAGCACAAATGACACCACAGCTAACGAGGCAATCACGCCTTTAGTTGCTTGAAGTTTGATACTCAGCAATGGAACAAGGCCGACGACAGCCAACGCAAGCAAAGCCAAAGGTGCAATCAAGAGATTAAAGTAAGGCGCACCGACCGAGATATTTCCCAGGCCAAGCAACTCAAAGACCATAGGATAAAACGTGCCGAACACCACGACAGCAGTCGCGAGAACAAAAATAAGCACCGCAACTAAGCTCAAAAAGCTTTTGCTGGCGAAGCTAGTAATCGGATTAGATTCAAAAGACTCTCCTCTGACGATAAGCAGAGAAAATGAACTCACCAGTACCAGAACTAATATAAGAAGCAGTGCGATACCTTTGGTTGGGTCGACGGCAAAAGCGTGTACCGATGTGAGTACGCCAGAACGAACAATAAAGGTGCCCAAGATACTCAAACAAAACGTAATGAAAGCAAGACTGAGAGACCATTTCAACAACTGCTGTTTGCCCTTTGCAACACCTAGGCTGTGCAGTAAAGCGGTCGAAGTAAGCCACGGCAACAAGCTGGCATTTTCAACCGGGTCCCAGAACCACCAGCCGCCCCAACCTAATTCGTAATACGCCCACCAAGAACCAAGAATGATCCCTGCAGTTAAAAAGATCCAAGCGACTAAACACCAACTGCGACAATGGGCAACCCAATCAAACTCAATAGGATCAACAAGCAAAGCGGCAACAGCAAATGCCAGCACCACAGAAAAGCCGACATAGCCAAGGTAAAGCAATGGAGGGTGAAAAATCAGACCGACATCTTGCAGCATGGGGTTAAGGTCACGCCCTTCTAGCGGCAAGATCGAGTTCATTTCAAACGGATTTGATGCGAATAAGGTGAACCAAGCAAATATCGCGAGCAGTAGATTCATCACCCATAGCACTCGGCTTTGGTATTCATTCGAATACTGTTTTTGTAAGGCGATAACGCCAGACCAGACGCTGATCGTCAGTACCCAAAATAACAAGGAACCTTCATGACCTGCCCATACGGCTGCGAGCTTAAAAAATGAGGGTAATTGAGTATTTGAATGTTCAGCGACATAGAGAATAGAGAAGTCATCACTGACAAAGGCATAGCCAAGCAATGCGACAGAAGTGAGAGAAAACAGCGCATTTGAAAGAGAGAAACTGCGGATTAAACCTAGATTTTGCGTCCGTTTATTTAGCACTTGGTAAAACGAATGCACACCAATAATGCTGCTGAGTACAGCAACCAACACCAAACTAAACAGCCCCAAAGAACCGACC
This window contains:
- a CDS encoding di-heme oxidoreductase family protein, which translates into the protein MKSYLSASLLTALFFLSPLHAHETYSGGKTTVKKEGANAFSLPAANLPMSKRLDFSVGNSFFRNPWVPAPSSTDARDGLGPLFNTNGCQNCHIKDGRGHAPEKGDENAVSMLVRLSIPAETPEQRQAFIRDGGIPEPTYGGQLQDFALQGVKPEGKVNISYTDVPVEFQDGTVVTLRKPILKITELAFGEMHPKTEFSARVAPPMIGLGLLESIPKETILGFAEQQLADKQGVSGKANYVLDVQTNEMALGRFGWKAGQPNLMQQNAAAFNGDLGLTSRLFPNENCTSAQSTCDDFPNGGEPEVSDNILDFVEFYSQHLAVPIRRNVDNPTVVQGKKLFKEIGCQSCHQAEIRTAEREGLPALSKQLISPYTDMLLHDMGEGLADNRPEYLANGQEWRTTPLWGLGYTKEVNGHTFLLHDGRARNVMEAVLWHGGEAEMAKQKVLALSRSEREALLAFLESL
- a CDS encoding imelysin family protein, with translation MTIKSLVTKAVTSSLIFASASSFAAVTQDQVVEHYADIAHAVFADSVITAKALNSSIDTFLASPSAGNFEQVKQAWLESRVPYQQSEVFRFGNAVVDDWEGQLNAWPLDEGLIDYVSTDYQYELGNEGASANIVANKTFQIGQTTVDATNITPELIADLNEIGGSEANVASGYHAIEFLLWGQDLNGTNGGAGERAYTDFVVGAECTNGNCDRRGAYLKASAELLIQDLEWMEKQWAEGEKGNYREELLSESSENGLRKMLFGMGSLSLGELAGERMKVALEANSTEDEHDCFSDNTHNSHYYNEQGIYNVYTGLYKREDGTLLSGPSLFDLVEQKDEQAAKEIQKQFDLARAQVGELVTSAEKNNQHFDQLIAADNAAGNALVNKTIVALVSQTAAIERAAGLIGIDSLNPDTADHEF
- a CDS encoding GTP cyclohydrolase II, whose protein sequence is MAEVRARIDFKVGVTSSIDAELLSFHGLKTDKEHVAVIFKSADKTQDIPLVRMHSECLTGDVFHSSRCDCGEQLDETIRIMGETGGVILYLRQEGRGIGLYNKIDAYRLQSEGMNTYEANNHLGFGDDLRDFTEAAEMLRALGTTKIRLVTNNPKKINELKSFGIEIEEVVNTSAHIKSGNESYLKAKVSHGKHNLDI
- the nrfF gene encoding heme lyase NrfEFG subunit NrfF, whose protein sequence is MMKSLIQTLFMLSALLVISLPTMAEDLFTASNKETSIQVELFEFENPEQQQRAISLAKTLRCPQCQNQNLIESNSPIAKDLRLVVFNMVKAGESNSEITQYMTERFGEFVLYKPAMTASNLLLWLLPSLLLLLFIYLSVKSVRKSS
- a CDS encoding DsbE family thiol:disulfide interchange protein; its protein translation is MHTSVRNKLISLIALALIVVLGFVFALDNKQQSTIVSEQRRAFPEFTSSALVNSEGVSGQQKITLADVTQHPYQLVNVWASWCGICKTEHAFLLQLHDKGIPIVGLNYRDNSGAAINVLSNDGNPYSTVISDPQGKLALELGVIGTPETYLVDANGQIIKKLLGVINEMVWKDELAMYFDGVNG
- a CDS encoding heme lyase CcmF/NrfE family subunit, producing MVGSLGLFSLVLVAVLSSIIGVHSFYQVLNKRTQNLGLIRSFSLSNALFSLTSVALLGYAFVSDDFSILYVAEHSNTQLPSFFKLAAVWAGHEGSLLFWVLTISVWSGVIALQKQYSNEYQSRVLWVMNLLLAIFAWFTLFASNPFEMNSILPLEGRDLNPMLQDVGLIFHPPLLYLGYVGFSVVLAFAVAALLVDPIEFDWVAHCRSWCLVAWIFLTAGIILGSWWAYYELGWGGWWFWDPVENASLLPWLTSTALLHSLGVAKGKQQLLKWSLSLAFITFCLSILGTFIVRSGVLTSVHAFAVDPTKGIALLLILVLVLVSSFSLLIVRGESFESNPITSFASKSFLSLVAVLIFVLATAVVVFGTFYPMVFELLGLGNISVGAPYFNLLIAPLALLALAVVGLVPLLSIKLQATKGVIASLAVVSFVLGYICYSWQVEQGHLQVMVLLTWGLAFWVLLTHVYGLVVTRSSKFQRKVWVMTFAHVGVAVLAVGAAMNSYHSFERSYKLSPGIEVEFMDWTLSHRDTELYVASNFTAEKAILNLEFGEQRFSISPERRHYQVRVMNMSEPAMKWFWHGDVYITMGEKVDSTAYAFRVQYKAYARWIWFGGLFSIIGALLSLTHRKKKTVKASQYAYQRS